One stretch of Schlesneria sp. DSM 10557 DNA includes these proteins:
- a CDS encoding macro domain-containing protein, whose protein sequence is MCATRVEVVQGDILDQDVDVIVNTWNRNFIPWWLLLPQGVSGAIKRRGGTEPFREVARHGMIPLGGAVLTSAGKLPFKAIIHVAGINLLWMATEYSVRQSVISALRLAHETGFSSIAFPVIGAGSGSFNHERAKLLMLDELGKSDVPIAVKVVVFKKTKH, encoded by the coding sequence ATGTGTGCAACTCGAGTCGAAGTCGTGCAGGGGGACATCCTTGACCAGGATGTGGACGTAATCGTCAACACCTGGAATCGAAACTTCATTCCATGGTGGCTATTACTGCCGCAGGGGGTCTCAGGAGCGATCAAACGGCGAGGTGGAACAGAACCGTTCCGGGAAGTTGCCAGGCACGGCATGATCCCTCTTGGGGGTGCCGTTCTGACTTCTGCGGGAAAGCTCCCCTTCAAAGCGATCATCCACGTTGCGGGAATCAATTTACTGTGGATGGCAACTGAGTATTCCGTGAGGCAATCGGTGATTAGCGCTTTGCGGTTAGCACATGAGACGGGATTCAGTTCAATTGCATTTCCCGTGATCGGCGCGGGATCCGGCAGCTTCAATCATGAACGGGCGAAGTTGCTGATGCTGGACGAACTTGGCAAATCCGACGTCCCCATCGCCGTAAAGGTCGTTGTGTTCAAGAAAACAAAACACTGA